The DNA sequence GCTATTCTGTCGCTTCAtgatgactgtttttgtttctgtggtgaTAAATGTGTTGTGGACAACCCTCAGCTGGTGTCAGGCTCATACAGCTGATTCATGCGCTGCACAGGTGCCCTGAGTGGAGTCGGCACAGTATGTGAGTGGATATGGTCTGAAGAACGCTTATCAGTTGGCTGCTCTAAATcaacagtgaaaacacagagaaaacatgcTTATAATCTAATATTTCTTTTGTGCTTTGCCACACGAGCAGGCGAAAGGCAACCAGATGTCAACAGGAAAAATTCACTGGAAGCTCTCCTGTCTTCTAACACATCATCTCAGTCAGAGTCAGATTAATGTTGAATGAAGTCACACACGTGGATCTGTGGGAAGAGAAACTCACATGATTGGGCTAAGGGTGACATCCAGTGGTCAGATCTGGTTTAGGAGCAGCAGATGTCTTTAAATGAACTGACTCAATTCCACTTCATCCCGCTGCGGCTTTTGTTAAGAAACTTCTGAAAGTGAACTCCCAAACTGCTGGTCAAAAGCAGGCAAACAGCAGAGATTGGAGTTATGGTTTTgatgtatttgtttaattttaacagTTGAAAATGCATCACATGAAACATGCTGAGTGAACATCAGCTCTTGCTACttcacaaaatgaaataataatgacaTTATTGCTCAGTTATTTCTTTGTTATATCAAACATGtaacttcattttgttttttcttgttgaatATTAATGACTACATTGAGATGCAGTGtgtctgaaaatgtaattttctcttAAGCCAAAGGGTTAAAActtactgtttttcttttccatttctttaTTGATTTGTGCAGCAATCTGAACCAGTTTTCATAATGATTAGCATGAGAAACAactatgttttttgttgtatgtaTACCTGCTATTTAGCCATGCAAACTGGGGTTTGAATCTGCTTGCTGCAACAACGGATAGCTAAGCACAACTAAATGATGATCATGTTTTTGAATAGGGGAGAATTTTCTGTAAGACCAGCAGTAGTTTAGGTTTTTAAAAACCTAAAAGAGGTACAGAGATTATGGTGAACATGCTTTTAAACTTAGCTGTAAATCATTCCACACAGCATTCCAACAAAACGAACACATTCACCTATGATCTGATAGCTCGTTCTTACTGTAAAATTAAGAACATGCAGGCTGAGATCATATACAAAgccagtcaaaatgaaaacactatTTAGCCTTCATTAcatcagaaaatggaaaacagtgTTCAGGGCATGCAGCACCAGAAACAAATCATGTTTGTACATAATTTGGTATATGCATTAACCAAAAGAAACTGTTCACAACTTGGTGGATTCGACATTTACAGTCAAAATAAACTGAGCAATAAACAGTAGAAAATAAGTATGTTGTAGTACACTGTAAATGGAACTGCAAATCTAATTCAAGAGATCCATTCTGCCACAGCATCGAGGCCAGAGGACTTTATTTACATCGCGGGTGATGTTCGTCTAGCCGTGGAAGGAGATTTCTCCTCATGTAGGGTTGTCAGTCATACACTTTCCATCACCACACACAGACTGGCCAGAGACTTCAACAATGGCTGTCAGTTAGGGATCTCCCTTTCCTGTTCATCAGATTGAACCCAGCTTCATCAGCAAAATCCATTAATGAGGTCTTTCCATGGCATTCAATTGAAacataaaatgtgttgaagtaGATCTAGTCTGACTGTATAAGTGCTTCAGAAAGACAGACTTATGCACATCTGATTTACATACATTTCTATATATGTGATACAGTGCAGCCTGACAGTAGTATGTAGCAGTATAGTACTGTAAACAATCAATGCTTAATATGTCTGCATGTACACGTAAGTACACATACTGAAATTATTGCTCATTTGTACATTTACTATTGCATCTGCACACCACTTCTTAAATGCAATTGTCCGCTGTCCTTCAGATGGTTTCCCTCCACTGTCAGCCTTCGGCAACCTGTGCACTCTCTTCTGGCTTCTGTTGGTTTCATCACATCAACACAGAACAGTGTGATCAattctgtgttattgtgtgtaaCGTGACACCTGTGGTTATCAATATTCATCACAAGTGTATCACAGCGCAAAAGGTGTTTTAGTGAATGAGAATGTGCATGGagttttgcaccaaaaaaagtCAATGGTATCTGTAAAAATTTTGTAACTTGCTGcaagtattttatgttttttgtttgtttgtttttttgtttgttttgtttttgttttttgctcataAATAGGTTATGAATGGTGTACAGTTTTTAGCAATTCAGAAAATGACAATAGAGAAGTTAAGACCAGTTCAAACTTGACAACGCGTGATGGCAGTAATGCTTGATTACAGTTttagaaaagagagaagaagacgaagaagggGACAAAAAACGGAATTCGTGGTCGGAACCTTGGTACAAACGCGTCTCTACTGACTAcggatttgtttctgtgtgacaCCTTGGTAACAGCTGTTCTACTCGGCTAGTAGCTAGCAACAGCCAAGTCAGAGGCTATTTTAAGCAAATTATATTCctgttttctgcctgttttattATCACGGGTAAGTGCGACATTATATGAAGTTAAAGTGCGAATGTTGGTTTGAATGGTACTCGATACAAACTAGGGCACTGAGCTAGCATTAGCTAACTAACGGTTCACTTACCAGCTTTACTCCCAAACGTTTAGCACTTTGCTAACCGCTGTCTGGGTAGGACAGCTAACCTGTCGAGTAAAGAAATGTTTTACTAACGTTATTGCTTTTGTAAATTGGGTGTCGCTAAGGTTTGTATTGGTTAAGTTCAACTGGACGTCAGCTTACATGTGGGGTTGCAGCTAACCgttattttcctgtttattattctgtcaGCTAATTAAGATTTGGGGAATGACAATTAAAATTTCCCACAGCACAACGAGGTGTTTTCCTCGACCAAAGCCTAAAGATAACCAGTTAAATCAGTCATTTATTGGCAATAAATGACTGTCATGTAAAACAacgaaaacaaaaacagaaagcttcacatttaagaagcctGGAACAACTGCTATTTTACatctgcttttattgtgacctattgtcctgtGTCACattgtatgtttcactgttatattttctttatgtgCTTTTTGGAaggtgcttttattgtgacctattgtcctgggtttcactgttatgttttgtttgtttgtttttatctgccCAGGGACTGCAGATGTAAATCAGCATTGTTGCTGTAATTTGGCATCTTTAAGTCTGTTGCTGTCTAAATAGACATCCATTAACATGCACAGTTCCgatcaaataaagaaataaatgcatttttaaaggtAAACAGTAAGTGTCTAAACGCTGTCAATTAATATTGTAGCAGTGCTAAATAAACATTCTGCAAGTAGCCTACAGTAACCagagaaaaaatgtttcttgccCACAGTTGGACACAATAGAGGACCTGTGAAggtcttattttcattttaaaacacatctgCACTCAATGAATTATACTCTCATGAATCGCCATGATGTTTTAACTCCTAAAACATTcaaagagcttcagtagaaagcaactggacttctcttttaggttttgAGACCtgagaactgaagaagcctcttggataagAGACAtgttcaagaacctaaaagaggaGTCCATTTGTTTTCTACGGAAGCTCCTAAATGACCTAAATGTCTAAGGGTTTACACAGAATCTTAAaacatctttgttgttttgagtggTTTACATTTTTAGACACTTTAAGGCTCAGTGAAAGAATGTCAGAAATAACAAGTGTCTTCTCCAAACCTCTCAGATTGACTGAGGTGGAGGCTGCCGTCATGGAGCCTGCCTGCCGTAAGGACAAACCAAAGCTGAACTCGACGCCGACCAGAGGAGACCGAGCCAAACAGAAATCTGCACAGCAAGAGCTCAAACAGCGACAGAGAGCCGAGGttccttgtgttattttttcagcACATGCACAAATCCAGTATTGTTCTAGTAACATCTCAAATGGCTTTGAACTCAGTGTATAATTAACTCTGTCCACCCCCGTTTCATTTGTAGATCTACGCCTTGAACAAGGTGAtgacagagttggagcagcagcagtttgagcCTTTTGTAAACAGAATGCAGTCGCAAGGAGAATGATGAGAATCCAGCCCATTCTGGCTCCTTTTATCTGGACCAGGACCTGTCACGCTCAAAAGCGCtatgtacacacacaccacacacacacacacagaaacgcTGTTACTGACATAAAACCACTCCTGCTTTAGGATGTTTTCGGTGCTGACTTATTTTCTGAAAGAAAACCTAAATAGACAGAAGGTAATAGTTTTCTGACACTGAATCAGACAGTATTTGCTGATGATGGAGTATAATATGGCAGAAAATTCTGTTGATATAAATCAACCATGAATGAGAATAGTAGGCAGAGTTGCAGACAAACACATCACGTCACTGGCATTCCCTTTCCTTTAATATCAGACTTTGCTGCAATAATGTGATGGTTCAACTGAGTTACACATCACTGCAGTGATAATAGCTGCAGAAAGGGTGAAATTTATCCTTTTTTCAGCTATTCTGAGTAGTTAAAGGCACGTTTTGTTCGCCATTAAGCATGACaagacagaagacagaaagCGACAACTTATGTAGCACCTGAATTAATCCAATGCCAGTTTGCTTGCATTTTATCACATACCAGCCAGTGTTACTTACGCTTTAAGCTGTAGAAAAAATAACATGGTATGAGGCACATTGTATGCATTTCCCACTGAATTAATACTGCATTATATTGCCAATCACAAATTTAGCAACTTACACAtcttatgtatatatttatattgctCATTACACTATTATGTCCTTTTTGACTTAAGTTATACAAATTtgatttaatgaaaataaatttttttctaaatgtgttttttatctgATGTTGTTTTATACTTCACTTGCTATATGACAAGGGATTTTAAAAAGATCTCCAAATTATTAGAAATAAATAATTCCACTGAGAGGATAATTGTCTACAAGTGGTGCAGATCTTTCTAGGACTGACAGCTCTAGAAAATTCAGCCTAAGTACTCAATGTTTGATGGAAAACGAGTCTCCAAGAAACCTAGAATGTCCTTGCAGGATCTACAGGTAACTCTGCAGCTGTTAGTGTTTAAGTGCTGCATCTACAGTTTTGGAAGAAATAACACAAAGTTAACCCCATAGGAGGCCTGCTGTCCAAAAACTACAGTGTAAGAATGTTTGGTAATAAGCAAACATCCAAGAGCAGCTCTGTTGGAATAATGTGCTCTGGACAGATCAGAGACACAGTAGTTTGGTTGCAGTAAGAATTGCTGAAAACAGCTTTTCAGGAGAAGAATCTGATACCAACCGTAAAATAAGGTGGTGGAGATGTTCTGGTTTTGGGCAGCTTTCAGACAGAGATTCATATAGAAATCTGCATCATGTTAAAGGGTTAAGAATACTCTAAATGTACAAATCCACCAAGGACTGGCTCAGAAAGAAATAAATGGAAGGTTATGGTATAAAAGGCCAGATTTTCTATCCCATTTAAATGTTGAGCAGGATTTGGAACAGGCAGTGTTTCCAAGAAAACTGCTAAACATCTTGCACGACTAGCAGACAGTTAGACAAAATACCTACAAGTAATTATTTCTGCTAATGGaggcaatatttttttaacacgaGTATTCGTCTACtgatatttttataatttaaaaatctaattttcctTGTGTATGACTGGATGTTGTTAACCTTAGGAGAGGATGCTACTGTGAAATCTGAGTAAAAATAGCTGTGAAATTAATGTACACAAGTACAAACTACactatttttgctgtaaaatgtaGCAGAGCACAGGTAGCCAAGTAGCAAAGTACAGACAAATGACAAACCACCAAATTCTGTATTAACAGTTCAGTTTatgtcatcattttattttccatgtgAAAGTTAAAACATCCGATTGCTTTCAGCACCCCGACCACCAAAACAAACCCTCCAGTTTAGCCCCAGGATGTGTCACTGCAGAGGTAGTAGTCAACAGATTACGGTTAATGACTGGTTGCAAGCAGGAGTTTTAGTATTTCCAGGTTAGCGTGTCTTGTCTTTTTACAGTTGTGTAACTAGGGTCCTGATAGCAGCAGCATCTTTCCACAGCATGAACAGCAAAATGCAGGGAATACAGAAGCAGAAGGCAAAGCTGGTCCTCTAGATACTTCAAAACCGACGCTGTGAAGCTCTCATGTTTGCTCTAGCTAAATGTTCTCCTCTTCCTTACTGTATTCCTTGGTTCCCTCCTCTTTTCCTGCTCTTCCTCTTGTTCAGACCTCGACAGTAACAGAGCTCCCGGTCACTCGGACTCCAAACCACCCATCCCAGAAGTTGGCATCTTGTCCTCCGTGTTCAAAGGAGATGAAACGCATTCCAGGGCCGTAGTCAGAGAAAGTATGGCTGACCTGGAGCACAGGCATAGAGATAAAACCACCCTGATCCATACACATGATTGTGTGTGGACTTTTAATTATTGAAATTCTGGTCTCCTGTGTACAATTAAAAGGGAGAAAAAGCTCTGAGAACCTGTTTCCACGAACAGTCGTCACTGTCGGGGTCCAGGGTCACCGGGTCAGGTTTGAACTCCTGTAAGACTTCCTGGTTCTCGTCCAGCAGACTCACAGTCAGCTCGTAGGTGCAGCCGCAGTCTGTCCTGGCGCAATACCTGCAGGAAGAGCCTCCCTTTAACCTGTGCTGCTCCTCGCTGGCAGTAGGTGTGAACGTGCATGTGTCTTACCAGTCCTCCACGTTGACAGCAGGCTGAGCATCCAGCTGGTCAGAGGTGAAACCCTCTGCTAACAGGTCGATCACCTGCCTCTTCAGACACAACCTGGGATGCACAGGTTTGTCATAAACCAGgatcatttagaaaaaaagactcatgaaaactctcactgacataaaaatgaaatgcattaaACACTTGAGGAAGTATAAAACTCACTGAAACGTATAGATGCTTAAACAGCATTTGAGACGGGAACAAATAAACGCCAGTTCAGGGGTTGCAGCTAGATACAATTCAATACAAGTATTTAGATGCCTTCAGTTTCTGCTAACTTTATGCAGCATATTAACAAGGCAGGATGGGCACCAACTCAGACTGCCTGACTCAACCCCTCCCTTGgataatatattattaatattgatTATAATAGTTCAGTTATATAGACCTTACTTATGTTATAATATGTATAGACATGAGGCCCAAGACTCATCGGTTGTCACTGCCAAGCTCCAGATCACCGCTGACCCTACAATCAGTCCTGataagatttttcttttcttttatggtTCCTCATCGGGGGATTCATTCAACTTCGAAACGTAAGCTTTCCTGCTGCCTTTAAGATGTGAGGTAACTGCATTTTGGTTGTGCAATTCATTCAGTCGTGTTAGAAGTGGTGAAACTAGCTGAGTTAAATCAACTGAACACaagaaaacaagttcaacaaagagacatgaaattaAACTGACTACTCATGTAAACAATGACAATAGACAGACTTGCTcccttttacatttttctaagtttcatcttcatctagCATTAAAAACTAACATCTTCAGCTGTTgaagtttttgaatttttgacCAGTCAGTACATAGACAAAGATTTAGACTGAGAGGAACCTTTATCATAGTTAGAACAGCTTTGATTACTATGAAAAGAAACAATCAGAATGTAATTAAATCTGTCATAAAGTTACACAACAAGTTTCCACCTTGTATATTTCCTCAAATTACAAAGAAACACGTCTCTGGGAGTTTGAACTATCTGGCAACTCAACTCAGAAAGGCtgctaaaatgctacttttatttcttatacatttcatttgatgagttcattcattcaactcatGATTTTAAGTCAAAATGCCTCAAGTTATAACAACTTTTTAAATTCTAAAGGGGTCTGAAAAGAAAACCTGGACATTTTAAGTGAAATTAACTAGAAATTAGCTAAATCCATATATCTATATGAAGTAAAGTAGAAAAGATGATTTGACTGAAGTTCTTTAAGATGTTTTTGTAGCATTAAAATAGTCACATACTGTAACTACACatacagtgaaaaacactcactCAAAGGAGGTTGCAAAGTATTTAGCCACTCCTTCAATGCAGAAGTCGTGACCACAGTCTCCCGGCATTTCCTCCACCTTCCACTGGCTGCCGCCGTTCTCCGTCAGCTCCCAGAATTCCAGCTGCTCTGGGAGGGAAATCCACAGTCTCAAGCTGTATGTAcctttattatgtatttttctcACAAGGGTTTGCTGAGCCAAGTTCAAAACAGAGCAGATTTAATTCAGTTTG is a window from the Amphiprion ocellaris isolate individual 3 ecotype Okinawa unplaced genomic scaffold, ASM2253959v1 Aocel_unscaffolded312, whole genome shotgun sequence genome containing:
- the LOC129348513 gene encoding small vasohibin-binding protein-like, giving the protein MEPACRKDKPKLNSTPTRGDRAKQKSAQQELKQRQRAEIYALNKVMTELEQQQFEPFVNRMQSQGE
- the LOC129348511 gene encoding F-box only protein 2-like, producing the protein MTRNLLRNPSGEEQLEFWELTENGGSQWKVEEMPGDCGHDFCIEGVAKYFATSFELCLKRQVIDLLAEGFTSDQLDAQPAVNVEDWYCARTDCGCTYELTVSLLDENQEVLQEFKPDPVTLDPDSDDCSWKQVSHTFSDYGPGMRFISFEHGGQDANFWDGWFGVRVTGSSVTVEV